TTTTTGCCCTCTGGCGCATTATCCTGAAATAATGAGGAGCACAGGTCGCTTTCAGCTGGATTTCCGATTCTTTCTGCATGTCATAGAACCAGTGAAGGACGCGCTCATAGTCTGCAGGGGAAACTTCATCGGACTCTTCTCCCCTTCCCGTGGGCACAAGGAAAAAGACATGGTAAGCAACTGCCCCGAGCTCTTTTGCAAGCTCAAAGGTCTTCGGGATTTCTTCAAGGTTGCGCCTTGAAATCGTGGTGTTGATCTGGAAGGGGAAATCTGCTTTCCTGAGAATTTCAATGCCTGCAAGCGTCCTTTCAAAGGCTCCGGGCACGCCGCGGAACTCGTCATGAGTCTTTGCAGTCGCTCCGTCAAGGCTGATGCTCAGCCTCTGCACTCCGGCATCTCTTAATTTTTTCACGATCTCAGGGGTCAGAAGGGTCCCGTTTGTTGCGAGCACTACACGGAGCCCGGCATCAGTGCCGTAGCGGGCTATTTCAAAGACGTCCGTTCTGGTAAGAGGCTCGCCTCCGCTCAGGATGAGGATTGGTTTTCCAAGCTCCACAACATCATCAATGAAGTGTTTCGCTTCTTCGGTTGTAAGCTCGCCTTCGGGAACTGAAGAGGTGGAAGCTCCCCTGCAGTGCACGCAGTTCAGGTTGCAGCCTGCAGTCAGTTCCCATGCAATAAGCCGTGGTGGGTTTGTCATGGCAATCATGAATTAATGGTTTATATTATGGAAGTCAAGGTTAATAGATTTACAAATTAACCATAATTAGGGATTTGCATATAATCAAAGGATGGAATATAGGTCAGAATCCATTTTACTTAAAGTTAGTATATGAAACTTGAGAGGTCATATTAATAAAGTAATATTAATATTGTGTCATTTCAAACGGTTAACTGTAAAAAGAGACGGGGAAGTAAAGCTTTGTCCTAGTGGAAAACTGAAGATTTACCGTCATATACTTGTAATTTCGCCGGACAGTATGAAGCCCGAAAGACTCGCATCAGCCCAATCATCCGCACCCCTGCAGAAAAACACTTCCTAGAAAGTACGGTTACTGGCAAAAATCTGAGCGCAAGCAGTAAAGTCAGCTTTGGGGTCATTGAAAGCTTGGAAAGAAAAAGACGACAAAGAAATAGGAATAGAGTTACTTCAAAACAGTTTTAGATGAAGTTTGACTCTATCTATTCTCTTTCTTTATTTATCCGATAATGTTAGGAAAAAATCGAATCTGTTCTATATTTATTTAAATAATAAAGTTCATAGCCATTTATTTTCTTCACAAAATATCTTTATCTCTTTCTCGGATATGCTTTTGTTAAAT
This window of the Methanosarcina mazei S-6 genome carries:
- the ahbD gene encoding heme b synthase, whose translation is MIAMTNPPRLIAWELTAGCNLNCVHCRGASTSSVPEGELTTEEAKHFIDDVVELGKPILILSGGEPLTRTDVFEIARYGTDAGLRVVLATNGTLLTPEIVKKLRDAGVQRLSISLDGATAKTHDEFRGVPGAFERTLAGIEILRKADFPFQINTTISRRNLEEIPKTFELAKELGAVAYHVFFLVPTGRGEESDEVSPADYERVLHWFYDMQKESEIQLKATCAPHYFRIMRQRAKREGIEISVKTHGYEAMTKGCLGGTGFCFVSSVGEVYPCGYLPVLAGNIRAQPFKDVWENSEVFRKLRDPEELKGKCGICEYKKVCAGCRARAYAATGDYLEEEPYCIYRPGKK